A single genomic interval of Mucilaginibacter boryungensis harbors:
- a CDS encoding SusC/RagA family TonB-linked outer membrane protein, with product MKILYILLIFSLVTTGAFAQAIQVKGTVSDSKGASIPGVSIMVEGTKIGTVSSVNGQYVINVPNGNATLVFTSLGYVTNKVQVNGRRDINVTLSDDEATSLTEVQVVGYGTQKKISVTAAISNIEMKDLRRAAPSNLSNSLGGRVPGLIARMGDGAVGGIQNRYQSGTIDDAQIFIRGKGTLNNSAALVLIDGVEGSLSRLNPEDIDQISVLKDASATAVYGVRGANGVIIVTTRKGVAGKPRVSVTTQLRMMKPLDFPKFVGSYDYATLYDEAQKNLYSAQITQGVIPSTTVFTPLYSAADIEHYRIGDDPYGHPDVNWAKAINKDHYFEKQGIGNISGGTDKVTYYLSGEYDQSGGLAIGNSANGTDYNAKRYNLRSNLDFNITKTTQLAVKLNGLLNDLTAQSTGESSGQRVNGVGYYYIVVRAPNEGQPYNPNGSYNWGKGLGWNGVADLLSANVYKRVSNNLSSNFVLNQDLKFITPGLSAKVLYGLTYGAGSTKTLVQGPSFYSYDVNTGIYTLQRPTIVPSYTAVGDGFQPFTRNQELNASLNYAKTIAKDHNITALAVATQSTSESQLVLPRYFQGVSGRVTYDYKHKYLVEGNVGYNGSDAFNKDHRYALFPAAGLGWVISEEKFVKDNIKALDFLKIRADYGEVGNDKLNNGFAYFYQYNFAVPGAGGTSDASNGNYSLGLNGVNQAGYREGTLGNDQVTWEVARKADLGLEMKFFNSRLSFTGDVFYARTNNILQVRADAPIYSGLSSRLPALNIGQVTNKGLELTLGYADNAGDWNYSIEANYTYVHNNIDYRGEAIKAYPWLYSTGHPIGTEALYTWTGKFYSAEDIANPKVAKPAGQIIPGDLMFADLNGDGVIDPNDQAYQGYNETPEIMYGLNLNVGYKGFYLSTNWYGAAHVAYRPSGALLNEFAFQVQPYQRDGRWVYDPSRGLDTRATATYPALVVGGSTTQKLGGGASTFNKLDASYVRLRAAEFGYDFPKSIAKKLRLSNLRVFVSGSNLLTFTPLKKYHIDPEYIGASNADGSSNGANTGVYSPQNKFFAAGLNVTF from the coding sequence ATGAAAATATTATATATACTTTTAATTTTTAGCCTGGTAACTACCGGCGCTTTCGCGCAGGCCATACAGGTAAAAGGTACGGTTAGCGATAGTAAGGGGGCAAGTATCCCCGGCGTCAGCATTATGGTTGAAGGCACCAAGATCGGAACCGTATCCAGTGTTAACGGTCAATACGTTATCAATGTACCCAATGGTAATGCAACATTGGTATTTACTTCATTAGGATATGTCACCAATAAAGTACAGGTAAATGGCCGCAGGGACATTAATGTAACTTTAAGCGACGACGAAGCCACTTCATTAACAGAAGTACAAGTTGTAGGCTATGGTACACAAAAGAAGATCAGCGTTACAGCCGCTATTTCAAATATTGAAATGAAGGACCTGCGTAGAGCTGCTCCTTCAAATTTGAGTAATTCACTTGGTGGCCGTGTGCCGGGCTTAATTGCCAGGATGGGCGATGGGGCTGTTGGCGGTATCCAAAACAGGTATCAAAGCGGTACAATAGATGATGCCCAGATATTTATCCGTGGTAAAGGTACCCTGAACAATTCGGCAGCTTTAGTTTTAATTGATGGTGTTGAAGGTTCATTATCGAGGCTAAACCCCGAAGATATCGATCAGATAAGTGTATTGAAAGATGCATCGGCAACAGCTGTTTATGGTGTACGTGGCGCTAATGGAGTTATTATTGTTACCACCAGAAAAGGTGTTGCTGGTAAGCCCAGGGTTAGTGTAACTACTCAGCTTAGAATGATGAAACCGCTGGACTTTCCTAAGTTTGTGGGTTCGTATGACTACGCAACGCTATATGATGAGGCCCAAAAGAATTTGTATTCGGCGCAAATTACCCAGGGTGTAATACCGTCTACTACAGTATTTACACCGCTGTATTCAGCAGCTGATATTGAACATTACCGCATAGGTGACGACCCATATGGCCACCCTGATGTGAATTGGGCCAAAGCAATAAATAAAGATCATTATTTTGAAAAGCAAGGTATTGGAAACATTTCGGGTGGTACCGATAAGGTAACCTATTATCTAAGCGGTGAGTATGATCAGTCTGGTGGGCTTGCTATTGGAAACTCAGCAAATGGTACCGATTATAATGCCAAACGTTATAATTTACGCTCGAACCTTGATTTTAACATAACTAAAACCACCCAACTGGCCGTTAAACTGAATGGCTTGCTGAATGACCTTACTGCACAGTCAACAGGCGAAAGCAGCGGGCAGCGTGTTAATGGAGTTGGTTATTACTATATTGTAGTGCGGGCGCCTAATGAAGGACAACCTTATAATCCAAATGGCAGCTATAATTGGGGTAAAGGCTTAGGCTGGAATGGTGTTGCCGATTTGTTATCTGCCAACGTTTATAAACGTGTCAGCAATAATCTTTCATCAAACTTTGTATTAAACCAGGACCTTAAATTTATCACTCCTGGACTTTCGGCCAAAGTATTATATGGGTTAACTTATGGCGCGGGCTCAACCAAAACGTTGGTGCAAGGCCCAAGCTTTTACAGTTATGATGTAAATACAGGCATATATACCTTACAAAGGCCAACAATTGTACCAAGCTATACAGCAGTTGGCGATGGGTTTCAACCCTTTACGCGTAACCAGGAATTGAACGCATCACTAAATTATGCCAAAACAATTGCTAAAGATCATAATATTACCGCATTAGCTGTTGCCACACAATCTACAAGTGAATCCCAGTTGGTGCTGCCGCGATACTTTCAAGGGGTATCTGGCCGCGTAACTTACGATTATAAACACAAATACCTTGTAGAAGGCAACGTGGGATATAATGGATCAGACGCCTTTAACAAGGATCATCGTTATGCGCTCTTCCCGGCAGCAGGTTTAGGTTGGGTAATTTCCGAAGAAAAATTTGTGAAGGATAATATAAAAGCCCTGGATTTTTTGAAAATACGTGCCGACTATGGCGAGGTAGGTAATGATAAATTAAATAATGGCTTTGCCTATTTTTATCAGTACAATTTTGCGGTACCAGGGGCTGGCGGTACATCAGACGCTTCAAATGGTAACTACAGCCTTGGGCTTAATGGCGTTAACCAGGCCGGCTACAGGGAAGGAACTTTAGGTAACGACCAGGTAACCTGGGAAGTTGCCAGGAAAGCAGACTTAGGTTTGGAAATGAAATTTTTTAACAGCCGTTTAAGTTTTACCGGAGATGTGTTTTATGCCAGGACCAATAATATATTGCAGGTAAGGGCCGATGCGCCAATATATAGCGGGTTATCATCGCGGTTACCGGCTTTAAATATTGGCCAGGTAACTAATAAAGGCTTAGAGCTTACGTTGGGGTATGCAGACAATGCTGGTGATTGGAACTATAGCATAGAAGCTAACTATACTTATGTACATAATAATATTGATTATAGAGGCGAGGCTATAAAAGCTTATCCGTGGCTGTATTCTACCGGTCATCCCATCGGTACAGAAGCGCTGTATACCTGGACAGGCAAATTTTATAGCGCTGAAGATATTGCCAATCCTAAAGTTGCTAAACCTGCCGGCCAAATTATACCAGGCGACCTCATGTTTGCCGACTTAAACGGTGATGGCGTGATCGATCCGAATGACCAGGCTTACCAGGGCTATAACGAAACGCCAGAAATAATGTATGGGTTAAACCTGAATGTAGGCTACAAAGGGTTTTACCTGTCAACAAACTGGTACGGGGCTGCACATGTAGCTTATAGGCCTTCGGGTGCATTATTAAATGAATTTGCATTCCAGGTTCAACCATACCAACGGGATGGCCGCTGGGTATATGATCCTTCCCGTGGTTTAGATACCCGTGCTACAGCTACTTATCCAGCTTTGGTGGTAGGCGGTTCTACAACACAAAAACTTGGCGGTGGTGCATCAACCTTTAATAAGCTGGATGCCAGTTATGTAAGGCTTAGGGCGGCTGAATTTGGGTATGATTTTCCCAAATCGATTGCAAAAAAACTCCGCCTATCCAACTTACGGGTATTTGTAAGCGGTTCAAATCTCCTCACATTTACACCGCTTAAAAAATATCATATCGACCCGGAATATATCGGCGCAAGCAATGCCGATGGTTCTTCCAATGGTGCCAATACAGGTGTGTATTCACCGCAAAACAAATTTTTTGCCGCAGGGCTTAACGTAACTTTTTAG
- a CDS encoding RagB/SusD family nutrient uptake outer membrane protein, producing the protein MKKIFLTISMLILLSTACTKDGSKLIDPTTVIGINAAFGNANNANQFLLDIYRAILPVLPRTDFAGSRWRNNYLLDVADENGSTNAQGNQIVRDWNAGAVTAGSTGVFSYKDWTDSYASIRACNLFLAHINDVPYDAQFQYDAAAKKIRIAEAKWLLAFNYAELAKEFGGLPIIKGVLDPSSDFNIPRSTYDETIAYITGLCDEAAADLPLVYSDADLGRATKGAALALKARMLLYAASPLWNDSSAPNDTYLSGKYDATKWQKAAQAAKDVMDLNQYQLYPDLSTLFTSRTNSEIIYARMQEPMAYFTATNVPYKLYPSGAYPVGGNNQVTYNMVKQYEVLKGGVAYSIDDASSGYNPQDPYKNRDPRFYRDCIYNGAKVLNKTAEFGTVAAGVTKVVAHNNVIVSPYDTYVFSTKFCDLTLNITADARTPSANGRTGQNYPYLRYAEILMNYAEAMNEAYGPEALGPGFTMTALQAVNQVRTRAKYVAGKQEYLGQTGGMPPIPSGLSQSAFRTILQHERRVEFSFEEHYFWDIRRWKQTPNNTIQAQIPVWTSPTTVQYQITTIDNRYWDPKMLRMPIPQSELFANPKLQQNPGW; encoded by the coding sequence ATGAAAAAGATATTTCTAACTATAAGCATGCTGATACTTTTAAGCACGGCATGTACTAAAGATGGATCAAAATTAATTGACCCTACAACAGTTATAGGCATAAATGCTGCATTTGGTAATGCTAATAATGCCAATCAATTTCTGTTGGATATTTATCGCGCTATACTGCCTGTATTGCCAAGAACAGACTTTGCAGGTTCTCGTTGGCGAAATAATTACCTGTTGGATGTAGCAGATGAAAATGGGTCGACCAATGCACAGGGCAATCAAATAGTCCGCGATTGGAATGCAGGTGCTGTAACCGCGGGTAGTACTGGTGTCTTCTCTTATAAGGATTGGACTGATAGCTATGCATCCATCCGTGCCTGTAATCTTTTTCTGGCGCATATTAACGATGTACCGTATGATGCACAATTTCAATACGATGCAGCTGCCAAAAAAATACGTATTGCCGAGGCTAAATGGTTATTAGCATTTAATTATGCTGAATTGGCTAAGGAATTTGGCGGTCTGCCCATAATTAAAGGGGTGCTGGATCCTTCGTCAGATTTTAATATTCCACGAAGCACCTATGATGAAACCATTGCCTATATTACCGGTTTATGCGACGAAGCAGCGGCAGACCTACCATTAGTTTATAGTGATGCTGATTTGGGCAGGGCTACCAAAGGTGCCGCGCTGGCGCTTAAGGCACGTATGCTATTATATGCCGCCAGTCCGCTGTGGAATGATAGTAGTGCCCCGAACGACACTTACTTAAGTGGTAAATATGATGCCACAAAATGGCAAAAAGCAGCCCAGGCCGCAAAAGATGTAATGGACCTGAACCAGTATCAGCTTTATCCTGATCTTTCTACTTTGTTTACCAGCCGTACTAATTCCGAGATAATTTATGCACGCATGCAGGAACCAATGGCGTATTTTACAGCTACAAATGTTCCATATAAGTTATATCCCTCAGGTGCTTATCCTGTAGGCGGCAACAATCAGGTAACCTACAATATGGTTAAACAATATGAGGTGCTTAAAGGTGGCGTGGCCTATTCCATAGATGATGCATCATCTGGCTACAACCCGCAGGACCCGTATAAAAACCGCGATCCACGTTTTTACCGTGATTGTATTTATAATGGGGCTAAAGTATTGAATAAAACAGCCGAGTTTGGAACTGTTGCTGCAGGGGTAACTAAGGTTGTAGCGCATAATAATGTGATCGTTAGCCCTTACGATACTTATGTGTTCAGCACCAAATTCTGCGACCTTACTTTAAATATTACTGCTGATGCCCGTACCCCATCAGCCAATGGCAGAACCGGCCAGAATTATCCTTATTTAAGATATGCTGAAATATTAATGAACTATGCTGAAGCGATGAACGAGGCCTATGGCCCCGAAGCTTTAGGCCCAGGATTTACAATGACAGCTTTACAAGCTGTTAATCAGGTGCGTACCAGGGCAAAATATGTTGCAGGTAAACAAGAGTATTTAGGCCAAACCGGTGGCATGCCGCCAATTCCATCAGGCTTAAGCCAAAGTGCATTCCGTACAATATTACAACACGAGCGCAGGGTTGAGTTTAGTTTTGAAGAACACTATTTCTGGGATATCCGCCGTTGGAAACAAACACCCAATAATACTATCCAGGCGCAAATACCGGTTTGGACATCGCCTACAACGGTACAATATCAGATAACAACAATTGATAACCGTTACTGGGACCCTAAAATGTTACGTATGCCCATACCACAGTCTGAATTGTTTGCAAACCCTAAGTTGCAGCAAAACCCTGGATGGTAA
- a CDS encoding RagB/SusD family nutrient uptake outer membrane protein, with protein sequence MKKLIFSIVFIAGILVFQSCSNDKINSIPADFATADQVAINSANVKAYINNLYTFVPRGYNRLDTDPNVDDIATGAVPGAPGKNALTAMVASATDEAVHATRNSAAEKWGTGQWSASSNNNWDTQIKIDYTGIRRTFSYTEDIAPKLPIGPGANEISTTLRDQYLGEALFIRALLNFELLKRYGGYPIVKTQLAADGNFNIPRNTYDECTKYISDLCDQAQALLPATYTTVATDFGRATKGACMALKARLLLYAASPLNNASNDITKWQAAAAAAAAIISTGTYSLYPAGTAGAGYESFFLTIAGNPEIIFSRLDPASSDIDQLNGLPSINLGYGGTCPTLDLVNDYETLDGKPFDWNNPAMAASPFTNRDPRFAKTILYNGAVWTGGTTVDTYEGGKDITGNPYPTRTGFYLRKFMGINARWIAPISNVNHSFPLFRYAEVLLNYAEAMNEAYGPDNASTFTLTARQAIALIRTRAGLTANQSVPLATTQALMRTAIRHERRIELAFEEHRHMDLRRWMTAETVLSQPVSGLKIVKTGTNTFTYTPQVVEQRVFTNKMYRYPFPQDELSRNPGLVQNPGW encoded by the coding sequence ATGAAAAAACTAATATTTTCAATTGTATTTATAGCCGGGATACTGGTCTTTCAATCATGCTCTAATGATAAGATAAATTCCATACCGGCAGATTTTGCTACGGCAGATCAGGTTGCTATTAACAGTGCAAACGTAAAAGCTTACATCAATAACTTATATACATTTGTTCCAAGGGGGTATAACCGTTTAGATACCGACCCTAATGTTGATGATATTGCAACCGGTGCTGTACCAGGCGCTCCTGGTAAAAATGCATTGACAGCAATGGTTGCTTCTGCAACCGACGAGGCTGTACACGCAACCCGAAATTCAGCAGCTGAAAAATGGGGAACAGGCCAATGGAGCGCTAGTTCGAACAATAACTGGGATACACAGATCAAGATAGATTATACCGGTATCAGGCGTACATTCTCTTATACCGAAGATATAGCGCCCAAATTGCCAATTGGTCCGGGCGCTAATGAAATCTCCACCACATTACGCGATCAATACCTGGGTGAAGCATTGTTTATACGGGCCCTGCTTAATTTCGAATTGCTAAAACGCTATGGCGGTTATCCAATTGTTAAAACCCAGCTTGCTGCCGATGGCAATTTTAATATTCCAAGAAACACCTACGACGAATGTACTAAGTATATTTCTGACCTGTGCGACCAGGCCCAGGCGCTGTTACCGGCAACCTATACAACTGTTGCTACAGACTTTGGCCGTGCTACAAAAGGCGCTTGTATGGCGTTAAAAGCTCGCTTACTACTTTACGCAGCAAGTCCGTTAAACAATGCCAGTAATGATATTACTAAGTGGCAGGCCGCTGCCGCTGCCGCTGCCGCTATCATCAGCACGGGTACTTATAGTTTATACCCTGCCGGTACTGCAGGTGCAGGTTACGAATCGTTTTTCCTGACGATTGCCGGAAATCCTGAGATCATTTTTTCAAGATTGGATCCGGCGAGTTCTGATATAGACCAATTAAACGGTCTGCCCAGCATTAACCTTGGTTATGGCGGTACATGCCCCACATTAGATCTGGTTAATGACTATGAAACCCTGGACGGTAAGCCTTTTGACTGGAATAACCCGGCCATGGCAGCCTCGCCATTTACCAACAGGGACCCGCGTTTTGCTAAAACTATTCTTTATAATGGCGCAGTTTGGACAGGCGGGACAACTGTTGATACTTATGAAGGCGGCAAGGATATTACAGGTAACCCTTACCCTACCCGCACCGGTTTTTATCTGCGGAAATTTATGGGCATTAACGCACGGTGGATAGCCCCGATAAGTAATGTCAACCATAGTTTTCCGCTTTTTAGATATGCCGAGGTATTACTGAACTATGCCGAAGCCATGAATGAAGCTTATGGCCCGGATAATGCCAGCACATTTACTTTAACAGCACGACAGGCTATAGCGCTAATACGCACACGCGCAGGGCTTACAGCTAATCAAAGTGTCCCTTTGGCCACTACACAGGCTTTAATGCGCACCGCTATTCGCCACGAACGCCGTATTGAGTTGGCTTTTGAAGAACATCGCCATATGGACCTAAGACGATGGATGACAGCGGAAACGGTGCTTAGTCAGCCAGTTTCTGGCCTTAAGATAGTTAAAACCGGTACTAACACTTTTACTTATACGCCGCAGGTTGTAGAGCAGAGGGTGTTTACAAACAAAATGTACCGCTATCCATTTCCGCAAGATGAACTTAGCAGAAACCCAGGTTTAGTTCAAAATCCAGGTTGGTAA